Proteins from a single region of Plasmodium brasilianum strain Bolivian I chromosome 13, whole genome shotgun sequence:
- a CDS encoding hypothetical protein (conserved Plasmodium protein), which yields MYENSNIILELNAVKGYYNKVFTNTLLQTLQRDIKVEDLIFSYNHYSNLLVENKNYDDDYHEISSDYLKSDDEMDKVSPNSFDKNKHLGMEHSKEDTINYFDPSISEETFEEKIEKTFDYLNNFIKSFCEESQMNKSGEMEIINSLMQTLEIEKVNEEQYQIFNMCFDKFQIYQITLIVLAYILRSIFNLSLGRKIIFSNERINEILLRALYKQNIYVQIFTLKNLKKYIIQDGEDCDKIHLKMIKICIFSKSLCSFNRAYEILLHLIKDNKQVSEIFDFYFLKKLKKSLENLNNIQRLRFLDLICDSINLNAAKICDIFRISKKNSLIINKEGNNLLKGEGENNHSTNLLADSSNLLTDSSNLLADSSNLLADSSNLLANSSNLLADSANLSADVHTRNANFQVHNFSFESEYEEEVCTFGEISYIYQKTVDEKMKKYNLKIKDICKMTKINIYKYLHMIYLKDDLLLKINVLEIFSKLIQNIYYCDAVFENTYFLHTVLNDLKNMSDEGEILHLSIFNSIISYSKINSSVLSFLINAHSNILMTRIIDYLSESSNKNNEKLIVGIKSFGFFFSIKQCSQILLNIKSNIHLLAINNINTHAHTNVLRHSINIWVKILPSKSMNFEWFKDLIHTILFNKIIVVLKEIDDTLIQMNIYQLLEIMITYNIAHLILKEQWLIRSLQENFENNSYDLKMSRYNFFKEFYQFSKNIIISDPFADTLIKNFIEKIPKRY from the coding sequence ATGTATGAGAACAGCAATATTATTTTAGAGCTAAACGCGGTGAAAGGGTATTACAACAAAGTTTTTACGAACACACTGTTGCAAACTTTGCAAAGAGATATTAAGGTGGAGGACCTGATCTTCTCATATAATCATTATTCAAATTTACttgttgaaaataaaaattatgatgatGACTATCATGAAATAAGTAGCGACTATTTGAAAAGTGATGATGAAATGGATAAAGTATCCCCCAACTcgtttgataaaaataagcaTTTAGGAATGGAACATTCTAAAGAGGATACTATAAACTATTTTGACCCAAGTATAAGCGAAGAAAcatttgaagaaaaaatagaaaaaacttttgattatttaaataatttcataaaatcATTTTGTGAAGAAAGTCAAATGAACAAGTCAGGTgaaatggaaataataaatagttTAATGCAAACtttagaaatagaaaaagtaaatgaaGAACAATACCAAATTTTTAACATGTGTTTTGATAAATTCCAAATATATCAAATCACATTAATTGTGCTAGCGTATATTCTAAgaagtatttttaatttaagttTAGGtaggaaaattatattctccaatgaaagaataaatgaaatattattaagagCATTATATAAGCAGAATATTTATGTGCAAATATTTactttgaaaaatttaaaaaagtatataatacaaGATGGGGAAGATTGTGacaaaatacatttaaaaatgattaaaatTTGTATCTTTAGTAAATCTCTATGTTCATTTAATCGGGCATATGAAATTTTGttacatttaattaaagACAACAAACAAGTGAGTGAAatatttgatttttattttctaaaaaaactgaaaaaatCTCTTGAaaacttaaataatatacagcGCTTGAGGTTTCTTGATCTCATATGTGACAGCATAAATTTAAACGCTGCAAAAATTTGCGATATATTTcgaataagtaaaaaaaatagcctcataattaataaagaagGAAATAATTTGCTAAAGGGGGAGGGGGAAAATAACCATTCAACTAATTTGTTAGCCGATTCAAGTAACTTGTTAACCGATTCAAGTAACTTGTTAGCCGATTCAAGTAACTTGTTAGCCGATTCAAGTAATTTGTTAGCCAATTCAAGTAATTTGTTAGCCGATTCAGCTAACTTGTCAGCTGATGTACACACACGGAATGCTAATTTCCAAGTGCACAATTTTTCGTTTGAAAGCGAGTATGAAGAGGAAGTGTGCACCTTTGGAGAAATCTCATATATTTATCAGAAGACCGTcgatgaaaaaatgaaaaagtacaatttaaaaattaaggatatatgtaaaatgacgaaaattaatatatataaatatttacatatgatttatttaaaagatgaTTTACTGTTAAAAATTAACGTGTTAGAAATTTTTTCGAAgttaattcaaaatatatattattgtgaCGCAGTTTTTGAAAACACCTATTTTTTACACACCGTTTTGAATgatcttaaaaatatgtcaGACGAAGGAGAAATATTACACttaagtatttttaattctataaTATCATATTCCAAAATAAATTCATCGGTGTTaagttttttaataaatgcaCATTCGAATATTTTGATGACAAGAATTATTGATTATTTATCGGAAtcttcaaataaaaataatgaaaaattaattgttgGGATTAAATCATTtgggttttttttttctattaaacAATGTAGtcaaattcttttaaatataaaatcaaatattcatttacttgctataaataatataaacacaCATGCTCATACGAATGTATTAAGACActcaataaatatatgggTGAAAATCTTACCTTCCAAATCCATGAATTTTGAATGGTTTAAAGATTTAATTCATACAATTCTGTTTAACAAGATAATTGTagtattaaaagaaattgatGATACACTTATtcaaatgaatatttatcaGCTTTTAGAAATTAtgattacatataatatagcTCATTTAATATTGAAAGAACAATGGCTCATTAGAAGCTTGcaagaaaattttgaaaataatagttATGATCTCAAAATGAGTAGGTACaacttttttaaagaattttaCCAATtcagtaaaaatattatcatcaGTGATCCGTTTGCAGACACCCTAATTAAAAACTTTATTGAGAAGATACCAAAAAGATATTAA
- a CDS encoding hypothetical protein (conserved Plasmodium protein), with amino-acid sequence MFLKFGSDYLIQIKCSYLIEKYKKKLKKLKELKNGLKSSFEKKKKEQYIDRYLFNKEKEQLYSELSKKREEFELERLEKTRELYNTYFADIFLYEQEYYQCIYKVFKNLLQKKEEIDEKERQEHVYMIISDKNINKLLEKKIEYTNSPTVETCKKEKQVNERNILDIDNICNINVSEIYASIILDQNEENVYSYNKKSNKLYKSNEKKSLIKRNTVPHINEYNEFLNGKGSRLPEKGKRINEKVESSNGKSYGKKFYQVNRQREAEAQHRDEQKVVEEADEEANEEADEEADEEVDEEADEEVDEEVDEEVDEEVDEEVDEEVDEEAEEMKRKNTSQVNEYFYHDQLENENEYALHEKERQKNKYTENSEDIGHMFLRRGEYNINHCYQNDEPRSNEFEGVVEGVEVEDAVGVEVEDVVGVEIEDVVGVEVEDVVGVEVEDAVGVEVEDAVGVEVEDVVGVGAEDVVGVEVEDVVGVEVEDVVVVGVEDVVGVEVEEEEEEEKESNFAKSKDKRVYESICEKNSEENDNRDEPISEANIQRLLSNKNTLAEVHTLKSSLLSNNYEYLNNEKNIENLYDQGARENYTNIVGSSILHDRISTLLEKRDICENIENHYILKKGVEELEEVIENNINFNISSYFSGNYDDFDDNQTAKEINEEIILNDENIFNDNNGNKIEYNMLKQYSSSVHNDKDNNMNDQVQKEVPDAQRDATNLHLNEQSNNSDEYEYEYIKSLNEKKDTIDSESFQTFINYHNEYSIPIERMNTFENYAEEFNMLKNYEPIVSSIYMDSFSGRKNKEFNSKGNEKSESHNIQDLINYMTDNIKKKK; translated from the exons ATGTTTCTGAAATTTGGCTCTGATTATCTAATCCAAATAAAATGCTCCTACCTAAttgaaaaatacaaaaaaaaattaaaaaaattgaaagagctgaaaaat GGACTAAAGTCGTCTTtcgagaaaaagaaaaaagaacagTATATAGACAGATACTTGTTTAAC AAGGAAAAGGAACAGCTATATAGCGAATTAAGCAAAAAGAGAGAAGAATTTGAATTAGAGCGTTTAGAAAAAACAAGGGAGCTATACAACACCTATTTTgcagatatatttttatatgaacaagAATATTATCAGTGCATTTATAAGGTGTTCAAGAATTTGCTacaaaagaaagaagaaattgATGAAAAGGAAAGACAA GAACATGTGTATATGATTATTTccgataaaaatataaacaaattattagaaaaaaaaattgaatacaCAAATAGCCCAACAGTTGAGACgtgtaaaaaagaaaagcaagTTAATGAGAGAAACATTTTAGACATAGATAATATATGCAATATAAATGTAAGTGAAATTTATGCAAGTATAATCCTTGATCAGAATGAGGAAAATGTCTATTCATACAATAAgaaaagtaataaattatataaatcaaatgaaaagaaatcTTTAATTAAACGTAATACTGTTCCgcatataaatgaatacaaCGAATTTTTAAATGGAAAAGGTAGTAGGTTACccgaaaaaggaaaaagaattaatgaAAAGGTAGAGAGTTCGAACGGCAAAAGTTATGGAAAGAAATTTTATCAAGTAAACAGACAGAGAGAAGCAGAAGCACAACATCGAGATGAACAGAAAGTAGTTGAAGAGGCGGATGAAGAGGCGAATGAAGAGGCGGATGAAGAGGCGGATGAAGAGGTGGATGAAGAGGCGGATGAAGAGGTGGATGAAGAGGTGGATGAAGAGGTGGATGAAGAGGTGGATGAAGAGGTGGATGAAGAGGTGGATGAAGAAGCGGAGGAgatgaagagaaaaaatacatCTCAAGtgaatgaatatttttatcacgATCAACTTGAGAATGAGAATGAATATGCGTTACATGAAAAGGAaaggcaaaaaaataaatacactGAAAACAGTGAAGATATAGGACATATGTTCCTACGAAGGGgggaatataatataaatcacTGCTATCAGAATGATGAGCCTCGCAGCAATGAATTTGAAGGAGTAGTGGAAGGAGTAGAAGTAGAAGACGCAGTAGGAGTAGAAGTAGAAGACGTAGTAGGAGTAGAAATAGAAGACGTAGTAGGAGTGGAAGTAGAAGACGTAGTAGGAGTGGAAGTAGAAGACGCAGTAGGAGTGGAAGTAGAAGACGCAGTAGGAGTAGAAGTAGAAGACGTAGTAGGAGTAGGAGCAGAAGACGTAGTAGGAGTAGAAGTAGAAGACGTAGTAGGAGTAGAAGTAGAAGACGTAGTAGTAGTAGGAGTAGAAGATGTAGTAGGAGTAGAagtagaagaagaagaagaagaagaaaaggaGAGTAACTTCGCAAAATCGAAAGACAAAAGAGTATATGAATCAATATGTGAAAAAAATTCAGAGGAAAATGATAATAGGGATGAACCAATAAGTGAAGCCAATATACAAAGGCTTTtgagtaataaaaatacattagcAGAGGTGCACACTTTAAAGAGTAGCCTTTTAAGcaataattatgaatatttaaataatgaaaaaaatatagaaaatttatatgatcAAGGAGCAAGAGAAAATTATACGAATATTGTCGGTTCTAGTATATTACATGATCGAATAAGTACACtattagaaaaaagagaCATCTgtgaaaatatagaaaatcattatattttaaaaaaaggagttGAAGAACTAGAGGAAGTAATagaaaacaatataaattttaatatatccaGCTATTTTAGTGGGAATTATGATGATTTTGATGATAACCAAACAGCaaaagaaattaatgaaGAGATTATACtgaatgatgaaaatatttttaatgataataatggcaataaaattgaatataaTATGCTTAAACAATATAGTTCAAGTGTACATAATGATAAAGACAATAACATGAATGATCAAGTACAAAAGGAGGTACCTGATGCGCAGAGAGATGCAACAAATCTTCATCTGAATGAGCAGAGCAATAATTCTGATGAATATGAATATGAGTATATCAAAAGTTTGAACGAAAAGAAAGATACAATCGATTCAGAATCATTTCAAACGTTTATTAATTATCATAATGAATATAGCATACCAATCGAAAGAATGAACACCTTTGAAAATTATGCTGAAGAATTTAATAtgctaaaaaattatgagcCTATTGTTAGTTCCATATATATGGACAGCTTTTCAGgtaggaaaaataaagaatttaataGTAAGGGAAATGAGAAGTCAGAATCACATAATATTCAAGAcctaataaattatatgaccgacaatataaaaaaaaaaaagtag